The genomic stretch GCGCAAAGACGATGGTTTTGTTCGGCGCGCTACAAAGCCGCCTGAGGCGTACTTGCCCGAGTAGTTTTTCCACCCAAAAAACGACTTCACTATCTTTGACGTAAAAAACATTTTTATTAGGAGTTGGCATCTCTAGTATATTTTTACTACCACTTTTTGAGCTTCCATAAAAGAAATACTCCGGCTGCTGAAATAAGAGCCATACCCAGGATTATCCAGTATGTGTAAGGACCCGCCTTCAATGGCAGGGGCACGTTCATAGAGAAAGCGCTGACCACGAAGGTCGGAAGCATTATTCCGAGAGTTATTATGGTCAACGTTTTCATGATTATATTCAGATTATTGCTTACTATTGATACCCGCGCATCCATAAGCCCTGCAAGAATGTTTGAGTATATCTCGGCCTGTTTAGAGCATTGATTACTGTCAATTAAGATATCTTCGATAAGCTCGAGTTCAAAGGCAGAGAAACCAATTTTTGCGGAGTTGAGACGGAGCTTTTCTATAACCACACCGTTGGCGTTTATGGCGTTTAAGTAGTAGACAAGACTCTTTTCAAGCGTAAAAAGGTTTATAAGGTATTTGTTGCCCATCGATGCGTTTATCTTGCCTTCAAGCTCCTCTGAAAGCATATTGATTATCTTCAGGTGTTCGTTGAAATGATAAATGGTTCTGTAAATTATCTTTAACACTACCTCCGCAAGCGAATTTATCTTCATGAAATGCTTGCCTTCAAATGAAGGCGCTTCGTCGTAGCACACAACAACCAGGCGGTTCTTAAATAAATAGATACCGGTTGATGTTACCTTGAAAAAGAATAAGTCCTTGGCCTGATAACTCTTCGGTCGTTTGAATATTAAAGCCACATGGTCCGGCTCGAACTCAAGACGCGGAAGCTCGTCCGGGTCTGCAACCGAGTTAAGCGTATGTTCGTCCAGCTTCAATTCATCAATTAAGTATCTTTTTTCCGTCTCATCAGGATTCACGTAAATCAAGATGCGATCTTCTTCGTTTTTGTCCTCAACGATGCGTCCGTCGAGTAATTTGTAGCTCTTATGCATTGTAGTGCTCCTTTCTGGCCCGTAGTCGGCACGAATAGGTATCGCCCGTCGTGGAGTATAGGCCTGAGCCGTTAAGTGTCAATATGTTTCAGCTGATTATTAATTGTGAAACAGGATAATCGAATGGATTTAGTTTTGCGGCGTCGAGGTTTTTCCCAGGGATGTTTGTTTTCTTCTGAGCAAAAGGAAGATGCCGCCCGTGATGCCGAAGAAGACGTTCACGACGTCAAAAAGGACAGACGTGGCAAGGGCGGTTGATTTGGCTACTGCAAACGTTGCAAGCATCTGAACGAAGGTTTGTTCCCGCAGACCCCACCCGCCTACCGAAAACATGGCGAGAGTGTTAACGACCGGAATCGTAACCATGATGTGCAAGAAACTGGTTTTGCCGCCGAGCGAAAGGAAGAGAAGATACCATATTCCCGCGAGGCATACTTGAATGACAAGGGAGACGAGGACGGATAAAAATAACGACGTCTTGTGATCTTGAAATTCTGTTATTGATTTGAACGCGGAGGTTATTTTTTGGCCAACAGGGTACTTGAAAACCTTAACCTTCGGAAGCCAGGTCGATAACCAGTCGTTTATTTTTTTTGAAAGGAAAGCGGTCGTGACTCCTACGGCAAACACAAAGGCGGCCCCGAATACTATTAGGAGTACGTAGCTTTTGCTTGCGAAGAAATAAAAAATGCTTGCAAGAAATGCGAAGGAGAAAACGCCAATAAAACCCATCATCCTGTCTGTCCAGACTATCGAAAAGGAGACCCCTTTACCTTCATGCCCGCCTGTGTCCATAATCCTGTAGACGTCGCCTCCTATGGTCGTGGGAAGGACGTTGTTGAAAAGGAAGTGTATTGCAAGACTTCTGTATAGATAGAAAAACCCATAAGGATGGTTTCGAGCTTTCGATAATATGAGCCAGCGCAAGGCAAGGAAACCTATGAACACGGCGTATAACAACACCGAAAGAGATATGTATATCGGATTGGTTCCCTTAAGTTCCTCCCAGGTTTTCTTAAGGTCTACAGTCAATACTATTATGGCGATAAAGACAAGGGCAATCGCTATTCTTGCCCAGAAAAAAAGATGTTGACGGAGCTTGGGGTTCAAGAGCGTTCCTTCGCGATTGAAGCAAAAAGCAGTTTCTCAACCCTTCTTGCTACCTTGTCCCATGTCAAGCTTTTTGACCATTCAAGATTTTCGGCTCCCATCTTTTCTCTTAATGAGGCATCAAGCAAAAGCTTCTCAATATATCCAGCCATCTCTTTTATATTGCCGTGTTCGTATAGAAAACCTGTTTTTCCGTCTATTACCGAATCGGTAAGCCCAGGAACCCTTGCCGCGACAACGGGTGTTGCGCATGCCCCTGCATCTGTAGCAAGGAAACCCCAGCCCTCCTTTGCCGAGGGTTGTACTGCGACGCTCGCTCTTCTGTAGAGCTCAGCCACTTCATTCAGAGGTACCCACCCTAGAAAGCTTACTCTCTCGGAAAGCCCCAGACTCGTTGTCAGCTTTTCGAGCCTTTTTCGGTCAGGCCCGGCGCCGGCTATTTCGCAGCGTATATCCAGTCCCTTCTCCGCGAGCATTGAAACGGCGTATACGAGATGGTCAATGCACTTATACTGCATCAGTCGAGTCACAGTTGCAATCAGGTTTTTTTCTTTTTTTCCGCCTGGTTTGAAGACAGGATTGACTCCTACTTGAAGCACTTCTATTTTTTCTCTATCCATCCCCATACCTGCAAGTTCTTCTCTTCCTGATGCGCCAAGGCAGCTGAAAAGCCCTTTTTTGTACACTCTTGGAATAAGCGATTCCGTGAGATACACGTAGGAGCCTGGTAAAAAACCCGCTTCCTTGAATATCTCTCTTCGGAAGACATGCATTAGCATTCCTGCAACCGGGATCGAGCCTCTCCAGAGAGGCGTATAGAAAGGTATCTTGTTCAAGTCGTCTATGACTACATCGAAATCGTTAGCCCTAAGATAAGCGCGAATCGGCGAGCCGTACAAATGAAAGTTGAATGTATTGCGGCTTCCTGTTCTGACTATTCTTATTCCGTCAAGAATTTCATGATGGGCTGCACCCTTGTATCCGGAACACAAGAGCGTAACATCGTGACCGAACCCGACAAGCCTTGTAAGAATCTCCTTCAGATAAAACTCGGCGCCTCCTTTTTGCGGAGCTTTCCAGTCCTGCCAGTTAATGGCAAGTATCTTCATACAGAAATTCCTCCCACAAACGCTAAATCTCCCAGGAATGACCTTCCCTTGCGAATTCCAAATCCGAAGGCAGTTTCGTTTTTTTATTTCTCAGATACTCCTTTGCGCTTGTTTCCATTCCTTTTACTTTCTCGTCATCGTGGCCAGGGTCCATATGAGTTACAACAAGCTTCTTTGCATTGCACTCAATCGCTTGATCTATACAGAGTTCAGGAGTTCCATGTCCGTAAGTCTGCGTAGGGCCTTTAAGCTGTTCGGCTGAATACTGACCGTCGAGAACAAGGATGTCTGAGTCCTTGCAGATAGTGCTGATTTTGTTGTTGGGAAAAGCCAGGGGTTCGTTATCGGTACAGAAAGCTACCGATTTGTCCATATAATCGATGCGGTAGCCAAGGCACCCATTCGGGTGATGTAACGGTATCGTCGTTATCTTAAGCGTGTCCTTTGGATCCTTCCCCTTTTCGTCGAAAGCACCATCCTCGAAGTAATTGTATGAGTTGTCCTTATGCGTGTAATAAAAAATCTCCGAAAACATCTTGTCGTGAGCGTAGTAGAATTTATGAGCGGGAAGCGATATGTGAGGGACTGGGAAGTAGGGACTCGATTGCTGTTCCTCCAGACACTGCAGGACTATGTTTCTTATGGGGTCAGAGCCCCTGCGTTCGTCAGGAGTAAATCCGTGTATGTGAAAGGTATTGGTCTTAATATAGAGCGGTGTGCAAAACCCTATGCCCTGAGTGTGATCTGAATGGTAGTGAGTCAAAAGAAAGATGAAGGGTTTCCCGACATCTCCTTTCTTCATGAGATAATTTCCCAATGCTCTTGCACCGGAGCCCATGTCGAATATTATTCTGAATGAACCTGCCTCAAGATAGTAGCAGGTTGTATTTCCACCGAAATCGGACGTGACAAAATCCTTCGATGCGGGGGAGGGCAGGCTCCCGCGTATCCCGAAAGCATGTAATTTCATATAACGCCTTCCTTTGTTCTCCAGTAGTGGAGAAGGTCTTTCATGGTCTCCTCAAGCGTCAACTCGGAACGCCATCCGAGATCGATGTTTGCAAGCGTTGCGTCTCCATGAAGTTCGGGTATGTCATACGAACGCATACGCGATTCTTCCTCTTGTATTTTAACGTTTAATTTCGAAATTTCAACAAGCATTCTTACGCCTTCCTCAATCGATATGCATCTAGAAGACGTCACGTTGTATATCGTTCCCGGTTGTCCCTTGTCCATGATAGCGCTATACGCTTTAACCACATCCCTTACGTCGAGAATATCCCTTCTTGTTTTCAGGTTTCCCATCTTAAGCAAGGGTTCCTCCAATCCCTTTTCGATTCTTGCAA from bacterium encodes the following:
- a CDS encoding magnesium transporter CorA family protein; translation: MHKSYKLLDGRIVEDKNEEDRILIYVNPDETEKRYLIDELKLDEHTLNSVADPDELPRLEFEPDHVALIFKRPKSYQAKDLFFFKVTSTGIYLFKNRLVVVCYDEAPSFEGKHFMKINSLAEVVLKIIYRTIYHFNEHLKIINMLSEELEGKINASMGNKYLINLFTLEKSLVYYLNAINANGVVIEKLRLNSAKIGFSAFELELIEDILIDSNQCSKQAEIYSNILAGLMDARVSIVSNNLNIIMKTLTIITLGIMLPTFVVSAFSMNVPLPLKAGPYTYWIILGMALISAAGVFLLWKLKKW
- a CDS encoding flippase-like domain-containing protein; this translates as MNPKLRQHLFFWARIAIALVFIAIIVLTVDLKKTWEELKGTNPIYISLSVLLYAVFIGFLALRWLILSKARNHPYGFFYLYRSLAIHFLFNNVLPTTIGGDVYRIMDTGGHEGKGVSFSIVWTDRMMGFIGVFSFAFLASIFYFFASKSYVLLIVFGAAFVFAVGVTTAFLSKKINDWLSTWLPKVKVFKYPVGQKITSAFKSITEFQDHKTSLFLSVLVSLVIQVCLAGIWYLLFLSLGGKTSFLHIMVTIPVVNTLAMFSVGGWGLREQTFVQMLATFAVAKSTALATSVLFDVVNVFFGITGGIFLLLRRKQTSLGKTSTPQN
- a CDS encoding glycosyltransferase family 4 protein; amino-acid sequence: MKILAINWQDWKAPQKGGAEFYLKEILTRLVGFGHDVTLLCSGYKGAAHHEILDGIRIVRTGSRNTFNFHLYGSPIRAYLRANDFDVVIDDLNKIPFYTPLWRGSIPVAGMLMHVFRREIFKEAGFLPGSYVYLTESLIPRVYKKGLFSCLGASGREELAGMGMDREKIEVLQVGVNPVFKPGGKKEKNLIATVTRLMQYKCIDHLVYAVSMLAEKGLDIRCEIAGAGPDRKRLEKLTTSLGLSERVSFLGWVPLNEVAELYRRASVAVQPSAKEGWGFLATDAGACATPVVAARVPGLTDSVIDGKTGFLYEHGNIKEMAGYIEKLLLDASLREKMGAENLEWSKSLTWDKVARRVEKLLFASIAKERS
- a CDS encoding MBL fold metallo-hydrolase, giving the protein MKLHAFGIRGSLPSPASKDFVTSDFGGNTTCYYLEAGSFRIIFDMGSGARALGNYLMKKGDVGKPFIFLLTHYHSDHTQGIGFCTPLYIKTNTFHIHGFTPDERRGSDPIRNIVLQCLEEQQSSPYFPVPHISLPAHKFYYAHDKMFSEIFYYTHKDNSYNYFEDGAFDEKGKDPKDTLKITTIPLHHPNGCLGYRIDYMDKSVAFCTDNEPLAFPNNKISTICKDSDILVLDGQYSAEQLKGPTQTYGHGTPELCIDQAIECNAKKLVVTHMDPGHDDEKVKGMETSAKEYLRNKKTKLPSDLEFAREGHSWEI